A part of Halogeometricum sp. S3BR5-2 genomic DNA contains:
- a CDS encoding DUF7437 domain-containing protein, with product MQNASNTPQFMNTAQGFFAVGELLSKSDLPRLYTDLLINSPTTLAASQERLELSENTTRSCATTLFEIGLAEQTEGEWTVSTVSGSWTIEATIEIGPVVIAAYGATNVDDDLGRYTDRHGRAALIPAVQATVDYLKGDLTRRGAAEKLGVSTVEGIAVTQAIEPIVAVVRDVDPLFRDVLFEVDVHERALDKAPYHVVN from the coding sequence ATGCAAAACGCCTCGAATACTCCACAGTTCATGAATACTGCTCAGGGCTTCTTTGCCGTTGGAGAGTTGCTAAGCAAGTCCGACCTCCCTCGCTTGTATACTGACTTGCTGATTAACTCGCCAACGACACTCGCTGCTTCACAAGAGAGATTAGAGCTCTCAGAGAACACTACTCGCAGTTGCGCGACCACACTGTTCGAGATTGGTCTTGCTGAGCAGACAGAGGGCGAGTGGACTGTATCTACTGTAAGCGGCAGTTGGACTATAGAGGCTACTATCGAGATTGGGCCAGTCGTTATCGCGGCCTACGGCGCAACGAACGTCGATGATGACCTCGGTCGCTATACCGACCGTCACGGACGAGCAGCTCTCATTCCGGCTGTCCAAGCGACTGTCGATTATCTCAAAGGTGACCTGACGCGCCGGGGAGCGGCAGAGAAACTCGGTGTTTCGACGGTAGAAGGGATTGCAGTCACACAGGCAATTGAGCCAATTGTGGCTGTGGTACGGGACGTTGACCCGCTATTCAGAGACGTTTTGTTCGAGGTCGACGTGCATGAGCGAGCGCTTGATAAAGCACCGTACCACGTTGTGAACTGA
- a CDS encoding nucleotidyltransferase domain-containing protein, with translation MTGKSGKSPEEIAEITGGDIKEIRAAFESVRIIRAPENTDTEDIATHVRSIAARNDLTLDKVIVYGSVARQEATSESDVDLVVVSADFVDVGFHERAGGIYWEWDTDRYPVPDLIALTPEEFEQRRMREGDVVQIAAQQGLHF, from the coding sequence ATGACTGGAAAGAGTGGGAAGAGCCCTGAAGAGATAGCTGAGATTACTGGCGGAGATATCAAGGAGATTCGCGCAGCGTTTGAGTCTGTCCGGATAATTCGAGCTCCGGAAAATACGGATACTGAGGACATTGCAACCCATGTCCGCTCAATAGCCGCTCGGAACGACCTGACTCTCGACAAGGTCATTGTCTACGGCTCGGTCGCTCGGCAGGAGGCAACTTCTGAGAGCGATGTTGACCTCGTCGTTGTCTCTGCTGACTTTGTTGATGTGGGTTTTCACGAGCGCGCAGGCGGCATCTACTGGGAATGGGATACTGACCGCTATCCGGTTCCGGACCTTATCGCACTGACGCCGGAAGAATTCGAGCAACGGAGGATGCGGGAAGGAGATGTGGTTCAAATTGCCGCTCAACAGGGACTACACTTCTGA
- a CDS encoding DUF7437 domain-containing protein, producing the protein MSTAQKYTHKLSEIGLTGKTNGKWTAWPVYGIWTSELTVGIGPVVIAVYGATAISGDLSRYADRHGQEAIIPAVSATIKYLRGDLTRRGDATELNVSMAEGIAVTQAIEPIVAVVRDFDPLLRDASFEVDVHARVLDKAPYHVVN; encoded by the coding sequence ATAAGTACTGCTCAGAAATATACACACAAACTCTCTGAGATAGGTCTTACCGGGAAGACAAACGGGAAGTGGACAGCTTGGCCTGTATACGGAATCTGGACGAGTGAACTAACCGTTGGGATTGGACCTGTCGTCATTGCGGTCTACGGGGCGACCGCAATCAGTGGAGACCTCTCCCGCTATGCGGACCGCCATGGACAGGAAGCTATCATCCCTGCAGTCTCGGCGACGATAAAATACCTGAGAGGCGACCTGACGCGCCGAGGTGACGCAACTGAACTGAACGTCTCTATGGCAGAAGGAATTGCAGTTACACAGGCAATTGAGCCGATTGTCGCTGTGGTACGAGACTTTGACCCTCTGCTCAGAGACGCTTCGTTCGAAGTAGACGTACATGCGCGAGTGCTTGATAAAGCACCGTACCACGTTGTGAACTGA